A stretch of DNA from Spirosoma endbachense:
TTCGCCAGATCAGTTTTCGGAATGGCCAGACCAAGATTGAAAATTGGAGCAAGATTGCTCATTTCGCCATATTTCGGCCAATTTGTTGTCGCTGGCATTGGTGCTTGCCTTGCATTATCAACGGCAATGGCAATCCAGATACCCATGATCGAAAAGTACTTCTGCATGTCCATGCCGTAGCCCCGAAAATAAGGACCGGGCATGTTTTTAAGATTGGGGTTATAGAAGGTCGCAGCTTCATGCCAAAACTCCTGTTCAAGTGTCTGCCCCATTTGCTTTATTTCGGGCGAAAATGCCAGTTCCCGCCAGAACGCAATGGCAATCAGCGTGACGCCGTAATAGGTTGGGGAGTTGTATTCACTAAACGTTTTGTGTAATTGGTAGAGCTTAAAAATGGTACTGGCTTTTTGTAATCCTGCCGCTTTTAGCTCTTCTATCTTAAACGCTGTACCCACGTAATGCATCAGGAATGAGCTCATAATGGAGATGTTGGTGTAATCGGGAGCGACATTCCGTTTCAGGGCACCACGGGCGGCATGAATCAGCCCCATTTCAATTTCTTTCAAAATAGCGGCTGGTAAAAGCGAGCGGTATTTTTGATGAATGATGATTAGGTCGCAGCCGATGAATTCCCGCCAGTTCTGGTCAAACTTGTTGTCCTCGATAGTCGTTTTCCAGATTCCATAGATTTTCGTCTTCTCGTCGCGATACTGATTTTTCAGAACCCAGGTCAGAATCTCGGCTGCATTCTCCTTATCGCCCGGTTTGTTGCGAAATAAAAGAGCCTCTGCCAGGCGCGTTTTGTTCCTCAGACTGGTGTGGTTGGTTAAGACATCAGTAACTTTTTTGCCTATTGGGATTTCATCCGTCAGAAAGTCTTCGAACAACTGTTTCTGATACGATGACAACGTTTCGTAGGTGTATTTTCTGACAAAAATAGCATCACTAGTCGTGTTCGATTGCCCACATACGAAATCAACATGGAGAAAATAAATGGCAATGAGGATGAGTACGTTTTTCATGGCCTTGACACTTAACCTTTTGATATTACTTACTTGAAACCAGCTTCAACATGACCACACCATGATGTCGAATGTCGATTTGATACGATTTGGTAAAAGTGCCCAGATCTTTCTGCCGCCATACGTCACGCAGCCTGTAATTACCTTTCAGGCCAACTTTAGCGAAATCAAACGTGAATGATTTCGCTGTTTCGTTGCCCCAATGGAAGTACGATTGGGGTGTTTTGCCAAAGTCTGCTGTGTTAAACACGCCGACGGCATACGAGCTATCTTTTAACGGTTTAATCCAAATTTGGACGCCATTTTCATCCTTGACTAGCCTTGCGGCTTTACCCATTGGGTCTTGATTGATCTCAATGACTTCATCGTTTGCCAACAAATTCAGGGTAAAGGCGTCCAATTGCTCAATGGGGCAACCGATCAGCAGCGGAGCCGCCAACAAGCTGAACAAACTGACATGGCTGTACTGTTCGTCGGGAGTTAGGCGGGTATCGTGCAGGACAGGCCCGATAGACACCTTGCCTACAATCATCATATCAGGGTCGGCCCAATGACCAGGGCCTGAAAACTCGCTCCATCTGTCAAGTGAAAATGACGTCAGAAAAAGGCTTGTCCAGCTATCTTTTATATCGGGGCCAGTACGATACATAGTTGATAGATGGGCCCAATCCGTTACTTTTTCAAATGGGGCATTATTGGATATACTAAACACGATATCCCGTCCTGATTGCTTCAGGGCAGTAGACATTCGCTCGGTCGAATTGACGTCAATGCGCCAGTCATATTTCAGGAAATCAATCCCCCATTCAGCCATTTGCCGGGCGTCGTTGGCTTCAAAACGGTACTTGGGTATATGATTGAATGCCCGTCGGTTGGCGATAATTGACTCATGTGTTTCACCGCCGGTTTCAAAGTCAGATCCGGCGCCGACGTACCCCGCATAACTTGAAATATAGGGCGTAGAATAAAGTCCCGATTTCAATCCAAGCGAGTGGATGTAATCCACCATCTCCTTTAACTTTGGAAACTTTTCATTCGGTTGAAGAGCAGTTAGCGGCCCTGTTCTCACGCCTTGCCAGGCATCATCGATGTTAATATAGGTCCAGCCGTGGTCACGTAAACCAGTTTTTACCATCGCGTCGGCGGAGGCAATGACCTTTTCTCGGTCGATCTGAGTTTCCCAGGCATTCCAGCCATTCCAGCCAATTGGGGGGGTGAGGGCAATGGTATCGCCAATCTTGATGGTTAATTGTTTGGTGGCTTTGCCCAAAGCATTTCTTGCGTTGAGCGTCGCTACATACGTACCTCGCTGCGCTACTTTTCCCGTAATAATTCCTGTTTTTTCATCCAACGAAAGCCCTTTAGGAAGCCCGCTGGCCGAAAATTGCATGGGTCGGTCGCCCGTTGCAGCAATGGTATATAGGAAAGGGTTACCGGAGGTTGCACCAAACAGATTCGCCGAGTTGATTCTTGGTTTTTGAGATGATGGAGGTGTTAACAGATATTGTTTGTCCGATCTTTTTACATGCTCGGGCAATGCATTTCCTATCATTTCCACTTGTGCATTCACCCAATTACAGTACGTTTTTTTGTTTGCAATGCCGCCTATCTTATCGGTTACCAAAAGCCCTAATTGCTTTATCCCTGTCAGATCAACTTCCACCGGAATGGGCTCATCACCAATGTTCATCGCTTTGCTTTCAAACAGCACTATTCCATCACCCAGTACATAGAAAGTAAGCGGAATATCTTTATTGCCTAAATCATCCGCAGCAATCAACGCCGAAAACCGTTTAGCCTGTTTATCAAGGGCAAATGCCAGTACACAAGGAGACTGGGCACCCAGTCCTCTTGAATACTTCACGCCATTTATACCTAGCGTATCATGGCTATAATTGCTCTTTGCCTGTACCGGTCGAATGCCTTCCGAGTAAGTTTGGATAGGCAGGTCGTCCAGCCAGACAATGGTTGTCTTTTGGGCATAGACGCCAATTGAGATAAACAGACCAAGAATAGTAAAGAATTTGGGCATCTTGGGTTAGTCAGTTTTTACTGCCTGTCGTGTACTGCTCTTAAAAAGGTTGCAATTTTATTGTGGTTATCACTTTTCAATAGAAGAACTCCGGCTAACCACCTGACTCTCAGATCGATAGCATGATTTATTATTTCTCAAAATCACTTTCAAGCAATTGTTTTTCGGTGAAAATGCCGCTTCCTGAAGGTTTCTTATCTCTCATTTTTTTGACATCATCAGCAGAAATGCCTTTGCCTGCTTTCGCAAATGCGTTTTGAGTAAATCGAATTATGTCGGCAATATCCTGATCACTAATTTCCTTGTTATTGATCAGCGCTGGCATTTCGTTGTTTAATTGGTACAACTTGCCATTTACGTGAATAGGACCACTTACTCCATGTAAAATGATGGAAGCCAGTCGTTTCATCGAACCATCAATGTATTCGGAGCCTTTGAGTGGCGGTGCCAAATCCTGAATACCTTTACCATCGGCACCGTGGCAAGTGGCACAAATACTTCTGAACAGTTTTAAGCCTTTCGTTCGATTATCGACACTATTTTTTTCTAGTACGAAAATGGGGTTTAACTCTTTTTTCTGCCGGTTCGTTATCGCTGTTGTTAAATCCTTTTTCAGCAGATCGGTTGGATTCATCGACGTTAGATACACCTCTTCTTTACCACCAAGCCCGCTCGTTATCGCTTCCTGAAAAATGCCCTGACTTGCGTGTTTTTTTTCTATTTCTGAGAGGACTGGCAAAAAAGTAGCTTCCGATAAGTTGAGCCAGGGACTCAGCGACATAGACAGATAAAGATCTATTGTTTCATTATTTTGAGCTAGTAACTGCGTGCTTATTGCTTTCATTTTAGCAACGTGTTGCCTAGCGGAAAATCGCTCTAAAAGACCTACAGCATGGGCAATCGTTTCGGGATTTTTTGATTGGTTGACAAGAGCACTCAGACTTTCAAACGAAAGGGCGTTTAGGCCATCTAACACATAAAGTGCATGAATAGCCGTTGAAAATGAATTCGTTAGGCTGGTCAATTTGATTAATTGATGGATAACCGAACGGTCTTTTTTCTGGATTAACAGTTGCTGGGCACGGTCTCTCAACCAGCCATTTGAATGGCTAAGCAAGGCCACCAATTGGCTGCTGGAAGCCTTCGACAAGTCTGGTATTGGATTGGGCTTTATTGTTTTGCTGGTTACTTTTAAAATGCGTCCTGCATTTTGTAATGTATCCAGTTTTTTACCCGCTAGTTGTTCGGTGAGGTATTGGGAAATATAAGCCTTGTGCTGGATAATGCCCCTGTGCATATCGACCACATACATGGCGCCATCGGGACCATTAAACAAATTTACCGGACGGAAACCTTCGTCTGTTGAGGCTATAAATTCTTTCCCCTCGATTGCCTGGCTAGCAGTTATTTGAAGGCCCTTGTAATGTAGAACATTTCGCTTGATCAGATTGGCTTCGGGAACACAGACAAACGCATTTTGATTGTAGGATTCCGGAAAAATACCACCTCTATACACTAATGGCCCACAGGCGGCAGTGACGTCTTTTAGAAAACCTTTTTCATCTAGAACGCCAGACTGATAGCCCCGATTTACGGATGTTTGATGAATCGGATAGACCCTATTGGCACCTAATCGTTTATTTTCAGCGATTGACGGTTTAAAATATTTGTTCCTGATTATTTTGTTGGGCAGCACATAATCCCCTTGTAAATTGGTGGAGTTATTATTGTAATAAAGCCTCCCGAAATTGTCTTTTGTAATTCCCCATTGGCCACGTGCTGAGGTAGGTTCTTTCAGCCATTTGCCATTTTTCAACTGGTACCTGAAATTATAATTGGCGTTATAAATCCAATTGTCAATGTTCATCATCAACCCGTTGGACGAATGCTCTACATTTCCACCTTCGGCATAAACCGGGTCAACCAACGTTTTTTTACCGGGCCTGTCGTTTTTTATTTCGACAAACCAGAGTTTGGGGCCATCTATATACAATAGTCCACCATATACATGTGCCACCCCCCTTGGCAGAACGAGCTTATCTAAAAATACCTTGGCATGGTCAGCCACGCCATCTTTATCAGCATCTTCTAAAATAGAAATCTTGCCGGTCGGTTCTTCCTCACCGATCCCTTCGAGGTTGGGCATATAACCAATCATTTCGACCACCCACATTCGACCTTTATCATCAAAATCCATACTGACGGGAGCTTTCAGGAGCGATTCGGAAGCAATCACACGCAACTGAAAACCGTCTTCTATTGTATAGTTTCCCAGTGAAATTCTGGGTTCGTCAAACGGGATGAGCCTGAAACCTACCATAAAAATCGAAAGCACGACTAATAAGGCAAATGCTTGTTTAAGTGGTCTTTTCCTCGTCATTTTTCTAACTGATTTAAGGTTGTTTTTCCGGAAACATCCGCAGTAGTACAACGCCGTGATGCCGTATATCCGTTTTAAATGAGTCTGTAAAGGGGCCAAGGTCTTTTTGTCGCCACACGTCGCGAAGCCTGTATTTACCTTTCAGACCTACTTTGGCAAAGTCAACTATGAATGATTTTGTTTTTTCATCGCCCCACCTGAAATACGATTCCGGCGTTTTACCGAAATCCCCGACGTTGAACAGGCCAGCGGCATACGAGCCGTCTTCCAGCGGCTTGAGCCAAATCTGCAGGCCATTTTCATTAATCACCAACCTGGCCGATTTACCCAGCGGGTCCTGATCAATGGCAATGACTTCGTCGTTGGTAAGCAGATTCAGGGTAAAGGCGTCGAGTTGTTCGATGGGGCAGCCGATCAGTAATGGGGCTGCTAACAGGCTGAATAGGCTGACGTGGCTATATTGTTCATCGGGCGTTAGTCGGCTGGGGTGGAGCTGTGTACCAGTAGTGACGTTGCCGACAATCATCATATCGGGGTCGTTCCAATGACCTGGGCCACCATAAGGTGCCCATTTATCGAGTGTAAAGGCCGACACGAACAGGCTGTTCCAACTGTCGCGAATATCAGGGCCAGTGCGGTAGGAATTGGTCAAACGAGCCCAGTCGTTCACATTGGCAAAAGGGGCTGAATTAGAAATGCTGTATAAAATATCGCGGCCCGATTTCTTTAAGGCCACCGACATGCGCTCAGCTGACGGAACTTCGATACGCCAATCGTATTTGAGGTAGTCGATGCCCCAATCGGCCATTTGCTGGGCGTCATTGGCGTCAAACTGGTACTTTCCTACGTAGCGAAAGGCGCGTTTATTAGCAACAATTGAATCCGTTACCTGACCCGTTTCAACATCAGAAGACCCACCGATGTAGCCCGCGTAACTAGTGATCATCGGGGTGGAGTATACCCCCACTTTCAGACCCAAACTGTGAACATACTCTACCATTTCCCTGAACCTGGGGAATTTTTCATTTGGGAGAATCGCTCCGAATTTCCCTCCCCGCTTTCCCTGCCAGGCATCATCGATGTTGATATAGGTCCAGCCGTGGTCACGTAATCCCATTTTCACCATCGCGTCGGCCGAGGCAATTACCTTCTCCCGGTCGATAGTTCTGGCCCAGGAGTTCCAGCCATTCCAGCCAATTGGGGGCGTGAGTGCGATGGTATCGCCAATCTTTATAGTCAACTTTTGGGTGGCTTCACCGAGTGCATTTTTTGCTATCACGGTCGCTTTGTACCTGCCTCGCTCTGCTACCTTGCCTGTGATGATTCCCGTGTTTTCGTCTATAGAAAGGCCTTTGGGAAGGTCTCTGGCCGAAAATTGCATGGGCCGATCGCCAGTTACGGCTATGGTGTACAGAAACGGATTGGCAGGCGTAGCGCCGAAAACGGTGGCCGAATTAATTCTTGGTGTTTTAGGAGAAGCCGGTGTCAGAATGTATTTTTCATCTGAATTGGGTATGTTTTCAGGAAGATGATTGCCCAGCATGACCAGCTGTGCATTGGCCCAGTTGGAATACACTTTGGTACGACCATCATCATCGACTTTCACTAATAATCCCAGCCGCTTAACTCCGGTTAGTTTCACGTTTACAGGTTTAGGTGCGTCACCCAGACGCATTTCTCCACTGTCGAACAAAATTTTACGGTCGGCAACGACGTAAAACGTATGAGGCAAATCCCTGTTGCCTTTGTCGTCTACACCCGCCAGCGCCGAAAATTCGGTGGCTTTCCCATCCAGATAAAACGCAAGTATACTTGTCGCATTCACGCCAACACCGTGGTTGAAATACCGGCGATTAATGCGCATCGAATCGCCAGCCGCATTTGTTTTTGGCAGCACGGCGGGTATACCTTCCGAGAACGATTTAATGGATAGACCGTCCAGCCAGATGGTGGTGGTTTTCTGAGCATAAGCAACCGTCGTGCCTATGAATGCAAGCAATAGTAAATGAAGTTTTGCCATCTAGCTAGAATTACGAAAATAAGGATTTCTTATTTAGTAGCGCTACTTTCGGCTGGTGCGCCAGCCCGGCCGCGCTACAAATGCTACTTCGACGACATGGATTCGGGGGCATCTTTCGCCTGGCTTCCCCAGGATTTATTTGGTTCCGCTCCCATTTGCAGGGTTAGAGTTCCACCATTTACGACGGTTTCATGTGTCATCCACGGTTGGTTAAGGGTCTTGCCGTTCAATTGGGCAGATTGAATGTAGAGGTTCTGGGTCGAGTTGTTTTTGGCATCGATCACAAACTGCTTCCCTTTGTAATAGGCTGGGTTGAGATGAATGGTGATTTTGTTGAAAATTGGACTGCTGATTTCATAAAAGGGCTTCGCTGATGTGCCGCCATTTGTTGAGAAGATTCCTGTTTTCATCAGGACAGATAAGCTACCCATCAACCCCTGATCTTCATCTCCACTATAGCCGTATTTGGGCGATATACCGCTGTACACTTTCTCAACCACTTGCCGCGACCAGTATTGGGTGAGCCAGGGCGCACCCGAATAGTTGAACAAAAAGGCTGTTTGAATACTCGGCTGATTGCCGTAATTGAGGAACACCCGTCGTAATTCCTCCAGTGTTTCTTTATCGTGCGATTTCCCCGAAACGAAATCATGTTTTTTTGCTGTCTCAAACGAACTGTTTAGCTTATTCGTAAAAGCTTCCCGACCGCCCATCAACTTGATTAAACCCTGCACATCATGCGGCACAAACCATGTAAACTGGGCTGCGTTTCCTTCTTCCCAGCCATTATCGTACCGTAAAATATCGACGGGTTCGGCCCATTTCCCGTCCAGCGTTCGGTTCCACATCCAGCCTATTTCGGGATTCCAGATCTTTTTATAGTTTTCTGCCCGTTTCATAAACAGGGCATAGTCATCATTCTTTCCTAATTTTTTAGCCATCTGTGCCAGCGTATAATCCTGATAGGCATACTCCAGCGTTTGGGTGGAGCCGTCCTGATGGAATCCATAGCGGGTTTTACTCAACGGGTGCGGCACGTAACCTCGCTCTATATAATATTCGATGCCACCACCCTTGAACGTGTTGTGTTCATACCCCGCTTTGCTCATCATGCCACCGGGAAAATGATTTTTGCGCAGACCTTCATAGGCTTTGGCAATGTCGAACCCTTTAATCCCCTTTAGATAGGCACTGACTATGAAAGGGGTTGTAGCGGCCCCGGTCATCACATAGGTATAGTTGCCACCCGCAGGGCCCCGTGGAATAAGCCCGCCATCCTGATACATCATCACTATCGAATTGACAAAGGATTCAGTTACTTCGGGGTATACCAGATGCCAAAGGGTATTGATCGTCCACTGCGCACCCCAGAAAGAATCCGAATTATGGTGCGTGTATTTAGGCTTGCCCTGTGCATCTAGCGGTATCTGGCCAATGCGTTGTTGCGGGCCTGTCATATCGGAATACTTCCCGTTAACGTCCGACACTATACGTCGACCCTGCAAAGCGTGCCATAAGTCGGTGTAGAAGCGACTGCATTCGGTT
This window harbors:
- a CDS encoding GH92 family glycosyl hydrolase — protein: MHKFSTFFLFLLASIGGRNSHLLAQKNTRQPVDWVNPLVDAANSRWFFFNSATRPFGMVNLSPDNAIDADWNAGYRYEKDSIKCFSHIHCWQLSGIPVLPTTGEFKGHLGSNQYGSRYSHAMEVIRAGYHKVVLDAYGITAELTSTTRVGFHKYTFPKSDLSHILFDFSTFLGPSDTQKGHVKKVSDQELEGYAIMAPTVRRPKTLTVFFAATFDKPFESFRGWRNGKLEEISNEIDGERTGVYVSFKTQAGEVRKMKVAISYVSTEQARLNLNTELPHWDFDHTVQESRTDWNNWLSRIEIEGGTETECSRFYTDLWHALQGRRIVSDVNGKYSDMTGPQQRIGQIPLDAQGKPKYTHHNSDSFWGAQWTINTLWHLVYPEVTESFVNSIVMMYQDGGLIPRGPAGGNYTYVMTGAATTPFIVSAYLKGIKGFDIAKAYEGLRKNHFPGGMMSKAGYEHNTFKGGGIEYYIERGYVPHPLSKTRYGFHQDGSTQTLEYAYQDYTLAQMAKKLGKNDDYALFMKRAENYKKIWNPEIGWMWNRTLDGKWAEPVDILRYDNGWEEGNAAQFTWFVPHDVQGLIKLMGGREAFTNKLNSSFETAKKHDFVSGKSHDKETLEELRRVFLNYGNQPSIQTAFLFNYSGAPWLTQYWSRQVVEKVYSGISPKYGYSGDEDQGLMGSLSVLMKTGIFSTNGGTSAKPFYEISSPIFNKITIHLNPAYYKGKQFVIDAKNNSTQNLYIQSAQLNGKTLNQPWMTHETVVNGGTLTLQMGAEPNKSWGSQAKDAPESMSSK
- a CDS encoding NPCBM/NEW2 domain-containing protein, translated to MAKLHLLLLAFIGTTVAYAQKTTTIWLDGLSIKSFSEGIPAVLPKTNAAGDSMRINRRYFNHGVGVNATSILAFYLDGKATEFSALAGVDDKGNRDLPHTFYVVADRKILFDSGEMRLGDAPKPVNVKLTGVKRLGLLVKVDDDGRTKVYSNWANAQLVMLGNHLPENIPNSDEKYILTPASPKTPRINSATVFGATPANPFLYTIAVTGDRPMQFSARDLPKGLSIDENTGIITGKVAERGRYKATVIAKNALGEATQKLTIKIGDTIALTPPIGWNGWNSWARTIDREKVIASADAMVKMGLRDHGWTYINIDDAWQGKRGGKFGAILPNEKFPRFREMVEYVHSLGLKVGVYSTPMITSYAGYIGGSSDVETGQVTDSIVANKRAFRYVGKYQFDANDAQQMADWGIDYLKYDWRIEVPSAERMSVALKKSGRDILYSISNSAPFANVNDWARLTNSYRTGPDIRDSWNSLFVSAFTLDKWAPYGGPGHWNDPDMMIVGNVTTGTQLHPSRLTPDEQYSHVSLFSLLAAPLLIGCPIEQLDAFTLNLLTNDEVIAIDQDPLGKSARLVINENGLQIWLKPLEDGSYAAGLFNVGDFGKTPESYFRWGDEKTKSFIVDFAKVGLKGKYRLRDVWRQKDLGPFTDSFKTDIRHHGVVLLRMFPEKQP
- a CDS encoding NPCBM/NEW2 domain-containing protein, producing the protein MPKFFTILGLFISIGVYAQKTTIVWLDDLPIQTYSEGIRPVQAKSNYSHDTLGINGVKYSRGLGAQSPCVLAFALDKQAKRFSALIAADDLGNKDIPLTFYVLGDGIVLFESKAMNIGDEPIPVEVDLTGIKQLGLLVTDKIGGIANKKTYCNWVNAQVEMIGNALPEHVKRSDKQYLLTPPSSQKPRINSANLFGATSGNPFLYTIAATGDRPMQFSASGLPKGLSLDEKTGIITGKVAQRGTYVATLNARNALGKATKQLTIKIGDTIALTPPIGWNGWNAWETQIDREKVIASADAMVKTGLRDHGWTYINIDDAWQGVRTGPLTALQPNEKFPKLKEMVDYIHSLGLKSGLYSTPYISSYAGYVGAGSDFETGGETHESIIANRRAFNHIPKYRFEANDARQMAEWGIDFLKYDWRIDVNSTERMSTALKQSGRDIVFSISNNAPFEKVTDWAHLSTMYRTGPDIKDSWTSLFLTSFSLDRWSEFSGPGHWADPDMMIVGKVSIGPVLHDTRLTPDEQYSHVSLFSLLAAPLLIGCPIEQLDAFTLNLLANDEVIEINQDPMGKAARLVKDENGVQIWIKPLKDSSYAVGVFNTADFGKTPQSYFHWGNETAKSFTFDFAKVGLKGNYRLRDVWRQKDLGTFTKSYQIDIRHHGVVMLKLVSSK
- a CDS encoding DUF7133 domain-containing protein → MTRKRPLKQAFALLVVLSIFMVGFRLIPFDEPRISLGNYTIEDGFQLRVIASESLLKAPVSMDFDDKGRMWVVEMIGYMPNLEGIGEEEPTGKISILEDADKDGVADHAKVFLDKLVLPRGVAHVYGGLLYIDGPKLWFVEIKNDRPGKKTLVDPVYAEGGNVEHSSNGLMMNIDNWIYNANYNFRYQLKNGKWLKEPTSARGQWGITKDNFGRLYYNNNSTNLQGDYVLPNKIIRNKYFKPSIAENKRLGANRVYPIHQTSVNRGYQSGVLDEKGFLKDVTAACGPLVYRGGIFPESYNQNAFVCVPEANLIKRNVLHYKGLQITASQAIEGKEFIASTDEGFRPVNLFNGPDGAMYVVDMHRGIIQHKAYISQYLTEQLAGKKLDTLQNAGRILKVTSKTIKPNPIPDLSKASSSQLVALLSHSNGWLRDRAQQLLIQKKDRSVIHQLIKLTSLTNSFSTAIHALYVLDGLNALSFESLSALVNQSKNPETIAHAVGLLERFSARQHVAKMKAISTQLLAQNNETIDLYLSMSLSPWLNLSEATFLPVLSEIEKKHASQGIFQEAITSGLGGKEEVYLTSMNPTDLLKKDLTTAITNRQKKELNPIFVLEKNSVDNRTKGLKLFRSICATCHGADGKGIQDLAPPLKGSEYIDGSMKRLASIILHGVSGPIHVNGKLYQLNNEMPALINNKEISDQDIADIIRFTQNAFAKAGKGISADDVKKMRDKKPSGSGIFTEKQLLESDFEK